Proteins found in one Deinococcus aerolatus genomic segment:
- a CDS encoding MBL fold metallo-hydrolase, translated as MLFKRLYDTDLAQASYLIGCQQNGTAIVVDPVRDVQRYLDLAKQEGLKIVAVTETHIHADYLSGSRELAAATGAALHLSDEGGPDWQYAFPHESLHDGSKIRLGNITLQAVHTPGHTPEHLSFLVTDGARTPDPVIFLTGDFVFVGDLGRPDLLDEAAGGQDTRFTGAQQLFSSLKTKFLTLPDYIQVWPGHGSGSACGKALGAVESTTIGYERQFAWWADHLEDDNIEAFTNALLDGQPDAPLYYGRMKRQNRAGPALLGDIQPLQALSGQELRAALQQDVRLIDTRPRTEYQQGAVPGSLHLPAGKTFETWAGWLLDPEKQYVLFARSAQQAETLRRGLWMTGIDRVTGYVGNFEGLTLESQEAVPVRELGDLGQSFVLDVRARSEYDAGHIPGAVQLHAGRLIQNLDRIPRDRPVVVHCQGGARSAAAVSLLRAEGFDNITDLDGGYAAFAQEQVSA; from the coding sequence ATGTTATTCAAACGCCTGTACGACACCGACCTGGCCCAAGCGTCCTACCTGATCGGATGCCAGCAGAACGGCACCGCCATCGTGGTGGACCCTGTGCGCGACGTTCAGCGGTATCTCGATCTCGCCAAGCAGGAAGGCCTCAAGATTGTGGCCGTGACCGAGACCCATATCCATGCCGATTACCTGAGCGGCAGCCGCGAACTGGCCGCCGCCACCGGCGCCGCCCTGCACCTCAGCGACGAGGGGGGTCCGGACTGGCAGTACGCCTTCCCGCATGAAAGCCTGCACGACGGCAGCAAAATCCGCCTGGGCAACATCACCCTGCAGGCCGTGCATACCCCCGGCCATACTCCCGAACACCTGAGCTTTCTCGTGACGGACGGGGCCCGCACGCCCGATCCCGTGATCTTCCTGACCGGGGACTTCGTGTTCGTCGGTGACCTGGGGCGCCCCGACCTGCTGGATGAGGCGGCCGGCGGTCAGGACACCCGGTTTACCGGAGCGCAGCAGCTGTTCTCCAGCCTCAAGACCAAGTTTCTGACCCTGCCGGACTACATCCAGGTGTGGCCTGGACACGGCAGCGGCAGCGCCTGCGGGAAGGCCCTGGGCGCGGTAGAAAGCACCACCATTGGCTACGAGCGCCAGTTCGCATGGTGGGCTGACCACCTGGAAGACGACAACATCGAGGCTTTTACGAACGCGCTGCTCGATGGGCAGCCCGACGCGCCCCTGTATTACGGGCGTATGAAACGGCAGAACAGGGCGGGTCCCGCGCTGCTGGGAGACATCCAGCCGCTGCAGGCGCTGTCCGGTCAGGAACTGCGCGCCGCCCTGCAGCAGGACGTTCGCCTGATCGACACCCGTCCCCGCACGGAATATCAGCAGGGCGCCGTGCCCGGCAGCCTGCACCTGCCGGCCGGCAAGACCTTCGAGACGTGGGCCGGCTGGTTGCTGGACCCGGAAAAGCAGTACGTGCTGTTCGCCCGCAGCGCGCAGCAGGCCGAGACGCTGCGCCGCGGCCTGTGGATGACCGGGATCGACCGCGTCACCGGGTACGTCGGCAACTTCGAGGGCCTGACGCTCGAGTCACAGGAGGCCGTGCCAGTGCGTGAGCTGGGTGACCTGGGCCAGAGCTTCGTGCTCGATGTGCGTGCCCGCAGCGAGTATGACGCCGGACACATCCCCGGCGCGGTGCAGCTGCATGCCGGGCGCCTGATCCAGAACCTGGACCGGATCCCGCGCGACCGGCCCGTGGTGGTCCACTGTCAGGGCGGGGCCCGCAGCGCCGCTGCGGTGAGCCTCCTGCGCGCCGAGGGCTTTGACAACATAACTGACCTGGACGGTGGCTACGCGGCCTTTGCCCAGGAGCAGGTCAGCGCCTGA
- a CDS encoding rhodanese-like domain-containing protein codes for MTTELEARKRAGAQLVDVREREEYLSGHLPGALSLPLSELTGREHDVPANALLICASGNRSARAAAYLTAQGRTDLMNLSGGTLAWMREGGELNVGEQP; via the coding sequence TTGACAACTGAACTAGAGGCCAGGAAACGTGCAGGGGCCCAGCTGGTTGACGTGCGCGAACGCGAGGAGTACCTGAGCGGTCATCTTCCCGGCGCCCTCAGCCTTCCGCTGAGTGAACTGACTGGGCGCGAGCACGACGTGCCGGCCAACGCCCTGCTGATCTGCGCCAGTGGCAACCGCTCCGCCCGGGCCGCGGCCTATCTCACCGCCCAGGGCAGAACGGACCTGATGAACCTCTCGGGGGGCACCCTGGCCTGGATGCGTGAGGGCGGGGAACTCAACGTCGGGGAGCAGCCGTGA
- a CDS encoding sulfite exporter TauE/SafE family protein, with the protein MIFAWFGAALIGLSLGLLGSGGSILTVPVLVYLVGEPEKLAIAESLAIVGSISLFGAIPYALKKQIDWRSVLWFGIPGVLGTYGGAALSVYLSGVVQLLLFAGVMLLASVMMFRPTPVSSDAHGAHARSPVKIALEGLGVGVLTGLVGVGGGFLIIPALVLLGGLPMGLAVGTSLLIIAAKSFAGFYKYMHVLADQNLSMNWQLIGLFTVIGIAGSFLGARLGKNISNASLKRGFAGFLVVMGVYVLATNVPKVLNPAPSTEARQTVSPTH; encoded by the coding sequence GTGATCTTCGCCTGGTTTGGCGCCGCCCTGATCGGCCTGAGCCTGGGTCTGCTGGGTTCCGGCGGGTCCATCCTGACCGTTCCGGTGCTGGTGTACCTGGTGGGCGAGCCTGAGAAACTGGCCATCGCCGAGAGTCTGGCCATCGTGGGGAGCATCAGCCTGTTCGGGGCCATCCCGTACGCGCTCAAGAAGCAGATCGACTGGCGGTCCGTGCTGTGGTTCGGGATTCCTGGTGTGCTGGGCACCTACGGCGGCGCGGCGCTGAGCGTCTACCTGTCCGGCGTGGTGCAGCTGCTGCTGTTTGCTGGCGTGATGCTGCTGGCCTCGGTGATGATGTTCCGTCCCACGCCGGTAAGTTCGGACGCCCACGGCGCCCACGCGCGCTCACCGGTCAAGATCGCCCTCGAAGGGCTTGGTGTGGGCGTGCTGACCGGCCTGGTGGGTGTGGGCGGCGGCTTCCTGATCATTCCTGCCCTGGTGCTGCTGGGCGGCCTTCCCATGGGCCTGGCGGTGGGCACCAGCCTGCTGATCATCGCGGCCAAGAGCTTTGCCGGGTTTTACAAGTACATGCACGTGCTCGCGGACCAGAACCTCTCCATGAACTGGCAATTGATCGGCCTGTTCACGGTGATTGGCATCGCCGGCAGCTTTCTCGGCGCGCGACTGGGCAAAAATATTTCCAACGCCAGCCTGAAGCGCGGCTTCGCCGGCTTTCTGGTGGTGATGGGCGTGTACGTGCTGGCCACCAACGTCCCCAAGGTGCTGAACCCTGCGCCCTCCACTGAGGCGCGTCAGACCGTCTCGCCCACACACTAA
- a CDS encoding YeeE/YedE family protein yields MTEFLEVLRSPWPWYVSGPLIGLMVPLLLWLGNKGFGISANLRHACAILLPEQTKPAFFQYNWRTEKWNLMFAGGLLLGGLAAGVLLADPNPTRLSEAGLQSVQALGVQLRPGLVPAELADLSNPGVWLLLAVSGLLVGFGTRYGGGCTSGHAITGLSTLQVPSLIATVSFFVGGILSANFILPLFLAVIL; encoded by the coding sequence ATGACTGAATTTCTCGAAGTTCTCCGCTCGCCCTGGCCCTGGTACGTCAGCGGTCCCCTGATTGGCCTGATGGTTCCGCTGCTGCTGTGGCTGGGCAACAAGGGGTTCGGCATCTCGGCCAACCTGCGCCACGCCTGCGCCATTTTGCTGCCTGAGCAGACCAAGCCGGCCTTTTTCCAGTACAACTGGCGAACGGAGAAATGGAACCTGATGTTTGCGGGAGGGTTGCTGCTTGGCGGTCTGGCGGCCGGCGTCCTGCTGGCCGATCCCAACCCGACCCGCCTGAGCGAGGCTGGCCTGCAATCGGTCCAGGCGCTGGGTGTGCAGCTGCGGCCCGGTCTGGTGCCGGCGGAACTCGCCGACCTGAGCAATCCCGGGGTCTGGCTGCTGCTGGCCGTTTCCGGCCTGCTGGTGGGGTTCGGGACCCGCTATGGGGGAGGCTGCACCAGCGGCCACGCCATCACGGGCCTGAGTACCTTGCAGGTGCCCTCGCTGATCGCCACCGTGTCCTTTTTCGTGGGCGGCATCCTCAGCGCCAATTTCATTCTTCCCCTGTTCCTGGCGGTAATCCTATGA